A window from Mauremys reevesii isolate NIE-2019 linkage group 9, ASM1616193v1, whole genome shotgun sequence encodes these proteins:
- the LOC120372010 gene encoding D-beta-hydroxybutyrate dehydrogenase, mitochondrial-like isoform X3, whose amino-acid sequence MKVLQLNVCSDQEVAQAVEFVKNNLKEPEKGLWGLVNNAGVSAFGEVEFTSIDKYKEVADVNLWGTVRVTKAFLPLVRRAKGRVVNITSMLGRMASPSRSSYCVSKFGVAAFSDCLRQEMYRWGVRVILIEPSNFVAATGILTPESIEAQAEELWRGASKTVQEDYGKPYFTRQITLMKSFINSGLKDMSLVLNDIADALTSKYPYTRYNPMEPHWRVRLHVITHLPTAVADWLYIY is encoded by the exons ATGAAAGTGCTGCAGCTAAATGTGTGCAGTGACCAGGAAGTGGCTCAGGCTGTGGAGTTTGTGAAGAACAATCTGAAGGAGCCGGAGAAAG ggctctggggcttGGTGAATAACGCTGGAGTATCAGCCTTCGGAGAGGTGGAATTCACAAGCATAGACAAGTACAAGGAGGTGGCAGACGTCAACTTGTGGGGAACTGTCAGAGTGACCAAGGCTTTCCTGCCCCTTGTTCGCAGAGCTAAAG GTCGTGTGGTGAACATCACCAGCATGTTAGGGCGGATGGCCAGCCCTTCCCGCTCCTCCTATTGCGTTTCCAAGTTTGGCGTGGCAGCCTTCTCCGACTGCCTCCGGCAGGAAATGTACCGCTGGGGAGTCCGTGTTATCCTCATTGAGCCCAGCAACTTTGTAGCTGCTACTGGCATTCTGACGCCTGAGAGCATCGAAGCCCAAGCAGAGGAGCTATGGAGAGGAGCCAGCAAAACTGTCCAGGAAGACTATGGGAAACCGTATTTCACGCGCCAGATAACCCTGATGAAGTCCTTCATTAACAGCGGCCTGAAGGACATGTCCCTTGTCCTGAACGACATCGCGGATGCACTTACTTCCAAGTACCCGTACACCCGGTACAATCCCATGGAGCCCCACTGGCGCGTGAGGCTGCACGTCATCACTCACCTGCCCACCGCAGTTGCGGACTGGCTGTATATTTACTGA